A portion of the Syntrophorhabdaceae bacterium genome contains these proteins:
- a CDS encoding 50S ribosomal protein L11 methyltransferase, with translation MRIAIIHTVGSPCHCAEYIAGGLKTLGHEPVIINADGIEVRAREISRTCDLVIDHTDTFRGRGLFRSYVRLVLETHGARLAGSDAKTCLLADHKALAKTYLSRSGIPTPPGITVASREFTIPEWLQPPFIVKPAFEHMSRGLYRAMTEKDVKDIAARLLHDLSQPVMIEMYIPGRELAVSLLDGSGGPEVLPPLEWLPGTAGSILTEPFKLREPVGKRDDVVVAGLSPDLLIELTNLARLAFKTLNLRDYARFDVRLSPGGTFYFLEANITPSLEPLEALSLSAQWAGLEYPALLDRILAAALQRYKDNHAGRSQTTTIQLPSGPMTLETPEGVHAPTASSVQLAKHIDVRPGECVLDLGCGSGVLSIAAAKLGARLVMATDLSSEALDAAKANAFSNGVRDKIVTLASSWYDGLEEHILKMYGIRWFDVIIATPPQTPGPGMFGPKFGGLHGIDKLMAIIENAPLFLEPKSGRLWLLAITLADTATLLARLRQKFLDVSIVNETERVFTYEEYNLLEPGLFDYLTMLRDTGIAAFRELGNVTGAFRNLVIRACGLRSP, from the coding sequence ATGCGTATAGCGATCATCCATACTGTCGGCTCACCCTGCCATTGCGCGGAGTATATCGCGGGCGGATTGAAAACACTCGGCCATGAACCTGTTATTATAAATGCCGACGGGATTGAAGTCCGTGCCCGTGAGATCTCGCGGACATGCGATCTGGTAATCGACCATACCGATACGTTCAGGGGACGGGGGCTTTTCCGTTCCTATGTTCGCCTCGTCCTCGAAACACATGGTGCGCGGCTTGCAGGCTCTGACGCGAAGACATGCCTCCTTGCCGACCACAAGGCATTGGCGAAGACGTACCTCTCCCGGTCAGGCATACCAACACCGCCCGGCATCACGGTCGCCTCCAGAGAGTTTACCATCCCTGAATGGCTGCAACCCCCATTTATAGTGAAACCCGCTTTTGAACATATGAGCCGCGGCCTTTACCGCGCCATGACAGAAAAGGATGTGAAAGACATTGCGGCAAGGCTCCTCCACGACCTCTCCCAGCCTGTCATGATAGAGATGTATATACCGGGAAGGGAGCTTGCTGTCTCTCTTCTGGATGGAAGCGGCGGCCCGGAGGTTCTGCCTCCCCTCGAATGGCTGCCCGGCACGGCGGGATCGATCCTGACCGAGCCATTCAAGCTCAGAGAGCCGGTTGGCAAGCGAGATGATGTTGTCGTCGCTGGATTATCTCCCGATCTCCTCATTGAACTCACCAACCTTGCCAGGCTCGCCTTCAAGACGCTCAATCTCCGCGACTACGCGCGTTTCGATGTAAGGCTTTCGCCGGGCGGGACCTTCTATTTCCTTGAGGCAAATATCACGCCAAGCCTTGAACCGCTTGAAGCGCTGTCCCTTTCAGCACAATGGGCAGGGCTTGAATACCCGGCGCTTCTCGACCGGATACTCGCCGCTGCGTTGCAACGATACAAAGACAACCACGCGGGGAGATCGCAAACAACAACGATCCAACTTCCGTCAGGCCCTATGACGCTCGAAACACCGGAAGGCGTTCATGCGCCCACCGCCTCCAGCGTACAGCTCGCGAAACACATTGACGTCAGGCCCGGCGAATGTGTCCTTGACCTCGGCTGCGGATCAGGGGTCCTATCAATAGCGGCGGCGAAGCTCGGGGCAAGACTGGTCATGGCCACAGACCTAAGTTCCGAGGCCCTTGATGCTGCGAAGGCCAACGCATTCAGCAACGGTGTGCGGGACAAGATCGTCACCCTTGCCTCCTCGTGGTACGATGGCCTCGAAGAACACATATTGAAGATGTATGGCATCCGGTGGTTTGACGTCATAATAGCGACACCGCCGCAGACACCGGGACCAGGGATGTTCGGCCCGAAATTCGGTGGGCTGCATGGGATCGACAAGCTCATGGCAATTATAGAAAACGCCCCGCTGTTCCTGGAGCCGAAGAGCGGCAGGCTGTGGCTTCTCGCGATAACCCTCGCCGATACGGCAACGCTGCTCGCGCGGCTCCGTCAGAAGTTCCTTGATGTCTCGATCGTAAATGAGACGGAACGCGTCTTTACATACGAAGAATACAATCTACTGGAACCGGGTCTCTTCGACTATCTCACCATGCTGCGTGATACGGGTATTGCTGCTTTCAGGGAACTCGGGAATGTCACCGGCGCATTCCGCAACCTCGTTATCCGGGCCTGCGGATTGCGTTCTCCATGA
- a CDS encoding crossover junction endodeoxyribonuclease RuvC, with protein sequence MVILGIDPGLAHTGFGAVRFDGKKQSLLACGYIKTPPGEAVARRLFQIHTDMSRLVQKIKPDFVAIENIFSLVRYPKAGILLGGVLGVIYLTVQQNNIRMIEITPKEIKNSLVGYGGAGKAQIKKAVQTLLKIDDIRSFHAADALAVALAAFYRNVAGVKG encoded by the coding sequence ATGGTTATCCTTGGTATAGATCCGGGGCTCGCACATACGGGGTTTGGTGCGGTCAGGTTTGACGGAAAGAAGCAGTCGCTCCTTGCCTGCGGATATATCAAAACGCCGCCAGGAGAAGCAGTTGCCAGAAGGCTTTTCCAGATCCACACAGACATGAGCCGGCTTGTTCAAAAGATAAAACCGGATTTTGTTGCCATAGAGAATATATTTTCGTTGGTGAGATACCCCAAAGCTGGTATATTATTGGGAGGGGTGCTTGGTGTTATTTATCTTACTGTTCAACAGAATAATATAAGGATGATTGAGATAACGCCAAAAGAGATAAAGAATTCGCTCGTAGGGTACGGCGGCGCCGGGAAGGCCCAGATCAAAAAGGCAGTGCAGACATTGCTGAAGATCGACGATATCCGGTCCTTTCATGCGGCCGATGCCCTTGCAGTTGCCCTGGCAGCATTCTACAGGAACGTAGCGGGGGTGAAAGGATGA